The Candidatus Cloacimonadota bacterium genome includes the window CTTCCTCGTCCTTTTCATAATCACCAAAAGTTCGAGCCAGGCTCATATTCCAATAGCTGCTGCCGGGAATTATCATCTGGTTGATCAGGAAAAAATGATTGATGGAATCGAAGACATGGATCGAGCCGGCCCGACGAACCGCCACCACAGCCGCTCCCAGTTTTCTTTTCAAGGCTCCGCTATTGGCTCCGTGCAGAAAACCACAACGATCTATGAGTGCTTTGGTTTCGGGAGTGAGATCGGCATAATATGTAGGCGACCCGATGATGATCGCATCAGCTTCCAGCATTTTTTCAAAATTGGAATTCAAATCATCTTTTTGAATACAGCGTTTATCATCGCTTTTGAAGCAGGCTCCACAGGCTTTGCAGCCATTTACCGGCTTGCCGCCGATCTGCACGATTTCGGTTTTGATATTATTTTCCCTCAAAACTTCTGCTACTGTTTTTAACATTTCGAATGTGTTGCCGTTTGCTCTGGGACTGCCGTTGAATAGAACTGCTTTCATGTTATGCTCCTCCTCTATATTTTTTTTGCCGCTCTGTGCGGCAGCTGCCTGACATCTCCCCTAAAATCAGGGGAGAAAATTTTGAAATCCCTAAGTAAGCAGCGAGGAACTCTTTTGATTAAACGATAATTCAACTTTTCAAATCCAGCCTAACCAGTTCCTGCAATTCGCTGTTCGACATTTCAGAAATCCAGGTTTCGCCTTTCTGAACGGAAATTTCAAATAATTCCTTTTTAGATTCCAGCATTTGATTAATTTTTTCTTCAAATGTGCCGGTAGTAATGAAACGGTGAACGTTCACATTTTTGTTTTGCCCGATGCGATAAGCTCTGTCGGTTGCCTGATTTTCTACAGCAGGATTCCACCAGAGATCATAATGAACTACATGATTTGCTTCTGTTAAATTCAAGCCGGTTCCACCTGCTTTCAAAGAGAGAATGAAAATCTTTTTGGTTTGATCATTCTGGAATTGTTCGATCATCTCATCACGCTTTTTACGGCTGATGCCACCATGCAAAAACAGAACATCAGTTTCGAATTTTTGGGTCAGCAGTGGCTGTAAAATATTTCCCATTTCTTTATATTGGGTGAAGATAAGACATTTTTCCCGATTACTCAATATCTTTTCTAAAAGGGTAGTCAGGAATTGAGTTTTACCGGAATCCTCGAGCGATTTGTCTCCTTTCTTCAAGAAATTCACAGGATGATTGCAGATCTGTTTGAGAGATGTTATCAACTTAAAAATCGCACCTTTACGTTCAATACTTTGTGCAGAATCAGTTTTATCTAATAACTTCATTGTGCTATCAACCACATTCTGATAAAGGGCTGTCTGCTGTTTTGTAAGCAAACAAAATTGATCAATCACGATTTTTTCGGGTAGATCTTTAATAATGGATTTATCTGCTTTCACACGGCGCATAATAAATGGTGAAGTGATGTGCAGGAATTGCTTGAGTTTGCCTTTATCGCGCTCTTTTTCGATGGGCATAGCGAATTCCCTGCGAAAAGATGTCGCCGATCCCAAAAGCCCTTTATTCACAAAATCCATGATGCTCCAATATTCTGATAATCTGTTTTCTACTGGTGTTCCTGTCATCGCTATCCGAATGTTGCCATTCAAGGATTTTATTGCTTTGGTCTGTTTGGTGAGTGGGTTTTTGATATTTTGTGCCTCATCCAGAATTATGAAGCTCCACCTGGTTTTGTTTAATTTGCGGTTATCGCTTCGCGAAACTCCATAAGTGGTAAGAACTGCCTGACAGTTTGTTTCAAGTTCACGTTTGTAACCATGATATATTGTTACGTTTAGCGTGGGTGCAAATTTCTGAAATTCCTTTTGCCAGTTTGTGAGCAGAGTTGTGGGAACAATTATCAGAGCTGGGTTGGAAAGATCGGATTGTTCCTGATATTTGAGTAAAAGTGAGATGACCTGAATGGTTTTTCCCAACCCCATGTCGTCTGCGATGATGGAACCGAAGCCGATTTGCGCATTATGAAACAACCACTGCAATCCACGCGTTTGATAATGTCGCAAAGTTCCCTTTAAGCCGTTTGGAACAGCTATTTTTTTTACAGAGAAAATATTTTTAAAAATTCGTTTAAGGTCATTACTGATGTCCAATTCAACATCTTTATATTTACCTTCGATTCCCATTCGCAAAAGATTTGTGGGAGTGAACGAGGGAATATCCTGCCGGGCAGTTTTCATCAATTTCTGGAGTTCATTCTGCTCGATGTAAATGTATCGATCAGCATATTTAACGATTCCCGATAACTGGCTCACATGACGAAAAAATTCATCTTTGCTTATGAATTTATCGCCGATGGCTATTTCCCAGTTGAAAGAAAGCAGCTGCATCAGATCCAGATAAGATTTCACTTTCATTTCTTTTTGTGATTTCTTCAAAGACAAAGTGAGTTGAGGTTTGATGATCTTTTTCAAAGATTTTGGGATGAGACTTTTCACTCGCAGAATTTCCAGGATGGGCAGAGAATGAAACCAGATAGAGACAAATTCATTGGAATTTATGGAGATCGGAGTTTGTGCCTGCCGGGCTAGATAAGTATTTACTACCGGCAAGAATTCACTGAGCTGAGAAAGATCTTTCAATAATGCGAGTCGCATCTTTTCATATTTTTTTTGCTTCAAGACTTTCTGCAGGGGAATTAATGTTTCGATTTTCTTCTGCTTTTCTTCAACCAGAATTTCAAACAAAAATTCGTTGCCTTTTGCAGTTTCATCTATCTTGATGACCGGCGAATTGAGTTGATGAACGAGATAAAATCTGCTGAGCCAGAGATGAATAGTGTGGGGAATTTGTTTATCTTCAAATTTCTTAAGACAAAAGGAGAAATCATGAAAGAAAAAGCTATCTATCTTGTCCATTCTCCGCTGAGATATTTTGATATAATAATCTTGCATAATGTTCTTAATAATTTGGGAAATGAGAAAATTCACTGCTTCTTCAGGATTTGTCGAACTTTCTTTTTTACTGTCAATTATCTTCACAAAATTTTCAGGAATAACTTCTACCATTGTGTGGTAAATATCAGATACATTCTTTTTGAATAACGCCGGAATCCATCTCAGTAAATAACGATTTTCAGTATCATTAACTATTTGCGGTAGATACGCTCCAGCTTTGATCAGGTGAAATGCAAAAGCCAGACAAAACCAAAAGACAACCGTTTGAGCATTTGCTTCCTGCAATTCTGCCAGGTCAACCTGTTTAAAATATTGATAAAGTCCTTCCAGTTCATTCAGCAAAATCCTTTCCTGTTTGTCATTTTCCAGTTCAACAGCAAAGTCCCTGCTATCTTTCTGTAACTTTATAGATGTGACTTGATATTGTGTTAATCGCTGCGTTTCCTGTGAGGTTGAATTCAAAAATTTTGTGATAAGTTTTTTATTGAATTTATACATTTCCGCCAGTACATATCGAAAGTCTCGATCAGTTATAAACAAAGGATTCTGCGACAAAACATTGATAATATCGTTATCACTTTCAGCGATGGTGGAAAGGTCAATTTGCTGTAGTATCTGGAATGCATTATTCTGCTTACTAATTGTTTTTTTTATCGAAACCAGAGCCTTCCAACTTGTAATATCTTGTTCCAGAGAATTAACTTTATTCTTAGAAATATCAACCGTTCTGGAAATTTCCGTCAGCAGATCGTAGTTATGAAAATCAAAAACGAGGAAGGGATTTTGATCGATTTCGTTGGCGATGATATAGAAAACCGCTGCAATATGTTTGCAGGGAACTGCCCAATCCGGACAGGAGCAGCTTGCTTGCATGTCTTGCCAGGAATTTGGAAATAAGGCGATATTTTTTCTTTCCAAATCATCCAACAAGGTGTATGGAAGCTTATGGGAAGCTAATTGAGACAGATAATAGGGATTGTCCAGAATGATTTTTTTAATTTTTTCCTGCTCAGTTTTTGTAAACTCCTTTTTCACGATTTTCACTTTATAAGGCGTTGCTCTGGTTCCCGAAACTCGGGCATGAATATATTTCTGTTTGATCTCGATAGAAACCACCGAGCCGTTGCGAGCATATCGCACACCGCGCGGCAGACGATTGGAATAATCGATATTTGTGAGTGCCTTGAGCCAGGCTGCTCCCCACCAGGTATTGCCAAATTTTGTATTAGCCATTACTTTTCTGTTCCTTTATCTAGTATTTCACAAATTTTAAGAAAATATTTTTTTCATTTTAGATTTTTTCTATCACTCCAATCCACCACCGTTCCGGCATAAAATGGCTGGATCATGCCGGATTTAAGTTCGATCAGGATGGCTCCGTTTTTGTTCAAACCTCTGCATTTTCCGGAAAACTGGTCAAAATCTGTATCTAAAGTTATTTCTTTATCTTTTAGAAATGAATTTTCATTAAAATATTTCAGGTCGAATTTGCCTTCAATAAAATCGGGCAGATCAGCTGCGAATAAATCGAAAAATTCTGCCAGTATCTGACGATTATCAACTTCTTCTCCCAAAATGTTTTTCAAAGAAATTGCGTCTTCTTTAAGTTCATCAGGAAAATCTAAGTTATTTGAATTTAGACCAATTCCAATCAGATGATATTTTTCATTTTCCAAGTGAGAGGATAGAATACCAGATAGTTTTCTGTTTTGTAAAAAAATATCGTTCGGCCATTTTATTTTCAGATCATTTGTTATTGTTGGAAAAAGTTTACTCAAAATTTTATGCAAACAGGTTCCGGTGAATATCGTTAAGCTGGATTGTACTGAGAGTCCATAAAGCGCAGCAGTCAGCCAGATACCGCCAACAGGAGAAAACCAGTTGCTTTTGTTTCTGCCCAGCCCACCGGATTGTTCATTGGCAATTACCAGGAAATTTCCCTGTGCTGTTTGTTCCCGAATCATTTTTTCTGCCTGTTTGGAAGTGGTTATCAATTTTTCGTAGAAGTAAACTTCATCGAATAGGGGATGTTTAAATTCAATCATTATTATCCTTTCATGTCTTTGCGAGTATTCTCTTGCTGGCATCTGCCGAAGCAATCTCAAATAATGAAAGAAGAGAAAGAAATGATTGCCGCGTCGTTCCGAAAGTTCTGGGAACTCCTCGCAATGACTGAAAGAGTACCTTTGAGGAATTATTCATAGTATCACCATTGCATCGCCGTAACTGAAAAAGCGGTATCTTTCTTGAACAGCAATTTTGTAGGCATTCATGATATTTTCATAACCCGCAAAAGCCGAAACCAGCATCATCAGCGTAGATTCTGGCATGTGAAAATTCGTGATCAAGCCATTTATGATCTGCAAATTCTTTCCAGGATAAATAAAAATATCCGTCCAATGTGAGCCGGATTTTACCTTTCCATTTTGGGCAAAACTTTCCAGTGTTCTGGTCGTCGTGGTGCCCACCGCGATGATCCTGCGTTTCGCTTCTTTTGCTTTATTAATTTTTTCAGCAGTATTTTGGGAAATCTCACAAAATTCGCTGTGCATTTTGTGTTCGGCAATGTTGTCCGTTTTTACGGGTCGGAAGGTTCCCAAACCAACTCGCAAAACAACTTCCAGGATTTCGATATTTTTAGTTTTAATTTTTTCTAAAAGTTCGGGAGTGAAATGTAAACCAGCTGTGGGAGCGGCCACAGAACCACGTTTTTGAGCATAGACTGTTTGATAGGTTTCTCTGTCTTTTTCGATCGGGTCGCGTTTGATGTAAGGCGGCAGCGGAGTTTTGCCAAGTTTATCCAAATTCTGCCAGAAATCTCCCTTCCAGTAGAATCTTATAATTCTTCCACCTTCTTCGGCATGATCGACGATCTCGGCAGAAAAATTTTCAGAAAAATTAATTTTAACTCCAATTTGCAAACGACGACCCGGTTTTACCAGACATTCCCACACATCGTCCTCTAATTGATTCAAAAGGAAAACTTCTACATTTGCGCCTGTAGTTTTATTTCCAAATAATCTGGCCGGAATAACTTTGGTTTTGTTCACAACCAGCACATCGCCTGGAACCAAAAAATCTATAATTTCCGAAAATTTATGATGTGAAACTTTTCCTGTTTTTTTTTCTAATTTCAAAAGACGGCTTTCAGAGCGAGTTTCTACTGGGAACTGAGCAACAAGTTCGGGCGGAAGATCGTACCAGTAGCTGGAAGTTTTTGACAGATCTTTCATATTATTCAATTCGTTTTTTATATTAAACCCCTCAGTTCTGCATGAAAAAAAAAGTGCAAAACAGCTCCCCTAAACAAGGGAGCAAATTAGGAATAACTGCATATAATAATTCACCTTAAGCATGTTAACTCATATAAGATTAAAAAAATATCATTCATTATTTTTCTGTAATTTTGAAAGGAACATTTTCGGCATCTTTCAATATAGCTTTGAAATGTCCGAAAATAATTTTACTGCTCATCAATACCGGAATTTTGTGTTCATCATAGGTCAGCCAGATGTAGATTTCACCGGTTTGTTTGAAGATAGCTTCGCCTTCCAGGATAGGCTCCACCACGATGCATTCCTTATCACCGAAGATCGTCTCGATAGTTTCGAGGCGATGGGCTACAATTTTGGCGGGATAGTTTCTGCCGTCTGCTGTAACGTTGATCACCAGCGTATCACCAACGCTGAAATCCTGCAGGCGGTAATAATAGAAAGCACTGAAAATATCCTGCGTTTTATCGGCGATTTCCATTCTTTCTTGACTGGTCTTTTTTTTCTTAATTTTAGTATAAATTGTAAAATTCTGATCGGGATAATAAAAATGAATGCGATGCTGGCGATAAGAACCTTCCCGCAATTTTTTGGTAAATCGCAGTGTCACCAGTCCGCGTTTTCTCCAGATTGATTCCAGGCGATCTCGCACTTTATAAACGTGATCAAAAAAAGAATTCGTATTTGCCAGAGAAGTGATTCTGTACGTTTCTATTGAATCTCGGTAGGTATGATCTTCAATTTGCAGGGTAGCTTCACCAGCACTGATAACTCCGTATTTGATCTCGAAAGTAAGTTTTTCTCCAGGCTGGAAGGCAAGTAAACTTACACTGAAAATCGTTAATAGTATTAGAATTAATTTTCTCATCCGAATGTTTCTCCTCCACCGATATCAACTGAACTGTTTGTGGTGCATCGGCCATAATCGAAACGCAGATTAAAGCGGTCTTGCACAAAAATACTGATGCGCAGTCCAGCACCGAAACTGCAGCGGAACTTGGAAAAATTGAGATCTTCCAAATTCTGCATTCCCTGTCCCGTATCAAAAAATGTGGCAAATCCAATTCTCTGTCCGATTTTTCCGGTGAATGGAAAAAAGCGATATTCAGCTCGGAAGGCAATTCCATGATTATTCAAAAAGAGTTCATTATTAAATGCTCGAACGTATTCTCCCAATTTGAACAACCTGTAAAATGGGGTTGTATCGGAGCGATATGAAAAATATTGTTGAAATGCGAAAACGTGATTTCTATTGATACTGATAAATTCGCGCAGATCGAGAGTCAGTTTTTCATAATCATAATCACTCCCCAGCCAGGAACTATAGGAATGTAATTTCAAATTGGCAAAAATTCCTTTAGTCGAATAATCTTCGCTGTCCCGGCTGTCATAACTTATACCAGAACCAATTCCTGATAGTATATTTTCTTCATTTCCAGGTAGATCAGTCATTAATACAGAATTTTCGCGTTTTATGATGACACTGTGAAGTTGATCGGAATAGAAATGAAGAAACCAGTTTGGTTTAAGATCATATTTCCAATCCAATTCGAATTCAAATATCTCCGGAGTAAATTTGTACATCTCAGCTTCAGGATCAGTATTTTCAACACCGTAAAATTCGCTGGGCCATTTCATAAAAGAAGTGTCTATGTTCAGTTCCGAATTCAGATTTGTTAGATTAAATTTCGGGAAGAAACGTATCTGCAACTGTTTTTTCTGGGTGTACATCGTCATCATATCCAGATGGTTCTTCAATTCAGGATCTTGATCAATCTGATAGCGATAGTAAGTTATCAAACCACCCCAGAAACCTGTTTCCTGCGAGTAAGCAAACTGAGGAAAAACTGCGAATTCTGAATTCTTTTCTTCTTTGCAGTTAAGTGGAAGGAAAATAATTAAAACTAAAAAAATCAAAACTATTTTTTTCAAAATGCTTCTCCTGAAGCGATACTAATATTGAATTTTACTTCTCCAAAGCCAATATCAAGCCGCACGTTCATGCGGTCTTCCAAAAAGAAGGAATAACGAAATCCCATACCATAATTGAACTGTAGATCGGTTAAATTGAATTTGTCGATTTTACCGGCAACTTCTCCCAATTCAGCAAAAAAAGCTAAACCAAGACGTTGTTTGAAACCTTCCTGCCAGAAGAATAATCGGTCTTCAAGACGCATCACAAATTCATTTTTGTCTACAAAAAGTTTTGAAGTGATTGCTCGCATATTTTCATCAAGATAGTTCATTTGATTAAATGGAACATTGCCATCGATACTGCTGAAAAAAGTCTGTACAGCAAAAGTATTTCGTTTATCAATTTGCAGGTATTTTCGCAAATCTAAAATGAATTCCCAAAAATCATATTCGCTGCCGGTAAGTTTAGAAAATCTATTTATCTGTAAACTGCCAAGATTTCCAGATGTAGGAAAGGAGGTATTATTTCTGTTATCAAAAAGCAGTTTCAAGCCGATTCCGGAAGTTAATGAATTTTCACTACCTGGAATTATATGCGCAGCGAGTAATCCATTTTCTTCGGTTTCTGATACTTCAAAATCCATGAATTCATAATACAATCCAACTTCCCAGAATTGATTTAACTTCTTTACAAATGTCGTTTTCATGCTTGTTTCGATAGCAGTAAAACTTTCGGAATCATCGCGATCTGTTTTCATTCCAATGCCATAAAAATCTGTTGGCCACTTCATGTATTGGATCTCACTTTCCAA containing:
- a CDS encoding flavodoxin family protein, with protein sequence MKAVLFNGSPRANGNTFEMLKTVAEVLRENNIKTEIVQIGGKPVNGCKACGACFKSDDKRCIQKDDLNSNFEKMLEADAIIIGSPTYYADLTPETKALIDRCGFLHGANSGALKRKLGAAVVAVRRAGSIHVFDSINHFFLINQMIIPGSSYWNMSLARTFGDYEKDEEGIRTMKILGENIAWLLKKIS
- a CDS encoding DEAD/DEAH box helicase, producing MANTKFGNTWWGAAWLKALTNIDYSNRLPRGVRYARNGSVVSIEIKQKYIHARVSGTRATPYKVKIVKKEFTKTEQEKIKKIILDNPYYLSQLASHKLPYTLLDDLERKNIALFPNSWQDMQASCSCPDWAVPCKHIAAVFYIIANEIDQNPFLVFDFHNYDLLTEISRTVDISKNKVNSLEQDITSWKALVSIKKTISKQNNAFQILQQIDLSTIAESDNDIINVLSQNPLFITDRDFRYVLAEMYKFNKKLITKFLNSTSQETQRLTQYQVTSIKLQKDSRDFAVELENDKQERILLNELEGLYQYFKQVDLAELQEANAQTVVFWFCLAFAFHLIKAGAYLPQIVNDTENRYLLRWIPALFKKNVSDIYHTMVEVIPENFVKIIDSKKESSTNPEEAVNFLISQIIKNIMQDYYIKISQRRMDKIDSFFFHDFSFCLKKFEDKQIPHTIHLWLSRFYLVHQLNSPVIKIDETAKGNEFLFEILVEEKQKKIETLIPLQKVLKQKKYEKMRLALLKDLSQLSEFLPVVNTYLARQAQTPISINSNEFVSIWFHSLPILEILRVKSLIPKSLKKIIKPQLTLSLKKSQKEMKVKSYLDLMQLLSFNWEIAIGDKFISKDEFFRHVSQLSGIVKYADRYIYIEQNELQKLMKTARQDIPSFTPTNLLRMGIEGKYKDVELDISNDLKRIFKNIFSVKKIAVPNGLKGTLRHYQTRGLQWLFHNAQIGFGSIIADDMGLGKTIQVISLLLKYQEQSDLSNPALIIVPTTLLTNWQKEFQKFAPTLNVTIYHGYKRELETNCQAVLTTYGVSRSDNRKLNKTRWSFIILDEAQNIKNPLTKQTKAIKSLNGNIRIAMTGTPVENRLSEYWSIMDFVNKGLLGSATSFRREFAMPIEKERDKGKLKQFLHITSPFIMRRVKADKSIIKDLPEKIVIDQFCLLTKQQTALYQNVVDSTMKLLDKTDSAQSIERKGAIFKLITSLKQICNHPVNFLKKGDKSLEDSGKTQFLTTLLEKILSNREKCLIFTQYKEMGNILQPLLTQKFETDVLFLHGGISRKKRDEMIEQFQNDQTKKIFILSLKAGGTGLNLTEANHVVHYDLWWNPAVENQATDRAYRIGQNKNVNVHRFITTGTFEEKINQMLESKKELFEISVQKGETWISEMSNSELQELVRLDLKS
- a CDS encoding biotin--[acetyl-CoA-carboxylase] ligase; amino-acid sequence: MIEFKHPLFDEVYFYEKLITTSKQAEKMIREQTAQGNFLVIANEQSGGLGRNKSNWFSPVGGIWLTAALYGLSVQSSLTIFTGTCLHKILSKLFPTITNDLKIKWPNDIFLQNRKLSGILSSHLENEKYHLIGIGLNSNNLDFPDELKEDAISLKNILGEEVDNRQILAEFFDLFAADLPDFIEGKFDLKYFNENSFLKDKEITLDTDFDQFSGKCRGLNKNGAILIELKSGMIQPFYAGTVVDWSDRKNLK
- the queA gene encoding tRNA preQ1(34) S-adenosylmethionine ribosyltransferase-isomerase QueA, with protein sequence MKDLSKTSSYWYDLPPELVAQFPVETRSESRLLKLEKKTGKVSHHKFSEIIDFLVPGDVLVVNKTKVIPARLFGNKTTGANVEVFLLNQLEDDVWECLVKPGRRLQIGVKINFSENFSAEIVDHAEEGGRIIRFYWKGDFWQNLDKLGKTPLPPYIKRDPIEKDRETYQTVYAQKRGSVAAPTAGLHFTPELLEKIKTKNIEILEVVLRVGLGTFRPVKTDNIAEHKMHSEFCEISQNTAEKINKAKEAKRRIIAVGTTTTRTLESFAQNGKVKSGSHWTDIFIYPGKNLQIINGLITNFHMPESTLMMLVSAFAGYENIMNAYKIAVQERYRFFSYGDAMVIL
- a CDS encoding DUF3108 domain-containing protein, translated to MRKLILILLTIFSVSLLAFQPGEKLTFEIKYGVISAGEATLQIEDHTYRDSIETYRITSLANTNSFFDHVYKVRDRLESIWRKRGLVTLRFTKKLREGSYRQHRIHFYYPDQNFTIYTKIKKKKTSQERMEIADKTQDIFSAFYYYRLQDFSVGDTLVINVTADGRNYPAKIVAHRLETIETIFGDKECIVVEPILEGEAIFKQTGEIYIWLTYDEHKIPVLMSSKIIFGHFKAILKDAENVPFKITEK
- a CDS encoding BamA/TamA family outer membrane protein → MKKIVLIFLVLIIFLPLNCKEEKNSEFAVFPQFAYSQETGFWGGLITYYRYQIDQDPELKNHLDMMTMYTQKKQLQIRFFPKFNLTNLNSELNIDTSFMKWPSEFYGVENTDPEAEMYKFTPEIFEFELDWKYDLKPNWFLHFYSDQLHSVIIKRENSVLMTDLPGNEENILSGIGSGISYDSRDSEDYSTKGIFANLKLHSYSSWLGSDYDYEKLTLDLREFISINRNHVFAFQQYFSYRSDTTPFYRLFKLGEYVRAFNNELFLNNHGIAFRAEYRFFPFTGKIGQRIGFATFFDTGQGMQNLEDLNFSKFRCSFGAGLRISIFVQDRFNLRFDYGRCTTNSSVDIGGGETFG
- a CDS encoding BamA/TamA family outer membrane protein, whose amino-acid sequence is MRFFFLAFILLAIILSLPAKTELAAYPIAGYSNETEFYGGVLSYLRYRSAKYEDTAPKNVFYLSSTYSQKKQFNIFFSPTIHFQNGNYRLESEIQYMKWPTDFYGIGMKTDRDDSESFTAIETSMKTTFVKKLNQFWEVGLYYEFMDFEVSETEENGLLAAHIIPGSENSLTSGIGLKLLFDNRNNTSFPTSGNLGSLQINRFSKLTGSEYDFWEFILDLRKYLQIDKRNTFAVQTFFSSIDGNVPFNQMNYLDENMRAITSKLFVDKNEFVMRLEDRLFFWQEGFKQRLGLAFFAELGEVAGKIDKFNLTDLQFNYGMGFRYSFFLEDRMNVRLDIGFGEVKFNISIASGEAF